The Nycticebus coucang isolate mNycCou1 chromosome 5, mNycCou1.pri, whole genome shotgun sequence genome window below encodes:
- the TPD52L1 gene encoding tumor protein D53 isoform X4, with the protein MEAQARGLLETEPLQERDEDAVASADFSSILSEEEKEELKAELVQLEDEITTLRQVLSAKERHLVEIKQKLGMNLMNELKQNFSKSWHDMQTSTAYKKTHETLSHAGQKATAAFSNVGTAISKKFGDMRRK; encoded by the exons GTTTGCTGGAGACTGAACCTTTGCAAGAAAGAGATGAAGACGCCGTAGCCAGCGCTGACTTCTCTAGCATACTTtctgaggaggaaaaggaagagttaAAGGCAGAATTAGTGCAG CTAGAAGACGAAATTACAACTTTGCGGCAAGTTTTGTCAGCGAAAGAAAGGCATCTGGTTGAGATAAAGCAAAAACTCGGCATGAACCTGATGAATGAATTAAAACAGAACTTCAGCAAAAGCTGGCATGACATGCAGACTTCCACTGC CTACAAGAAAACACATGAAACGCTGAGTCACGCAGGGCAGAAGGCAACTGCAGCTTTCAGCAATGTGGGGACGGCCATCAGCAAGAAGTTTGGAGACATGAG